One region of Brassica napus cultivar Da-Ae chromosome A10, Da-Ae, whole genome shotgun sequence genomic DNA includes:
- the LOC106371508 gene encoding protein CHLOROPLAST IMPORT APPARATUS 2-like isoform X1, with protein MSACLSSGGGGAAAYSFELEKKKSSPPPPPSSSTTTRATSPSSTISESSNSPLAISTRKPRRPRKRPNQTYNEAAALLSTAYPNLFPSSSNNLYSKKKTHPNPHLYGFAAKSPLLSDNDDASELLLESIEEPDFLFLPTIQARSEYFSEQKEVNVNLFEFSDEFDAESILDEETEEGIDSIMGIVESNSGENRGHLISRLEHMMKMNRKGFKFPLGLGLRSALREHNDASWCRFHTVDFEQISPRIQSTVKEEKIESKKSKKKKKKKVPAAAAAVKTVQMTETCRDDSEEKSGQLMLKLDYDGVLEAWSEKELPFSDEILGSEAAGADVNARLAQIDLFGDSGIREASVLRYKEKRRTRLFSKKIRYQVRKLNADQRPRMKGRFVRRPNASPPSGQR; from the exons ATGTCGGCTTGCTTAAGCAGCGGCGGAGGAGGAGCCGCCGCATATAGTTTCGAgctagaaaaaaagaaatcatcaccaccaccaccaccgtcaAGCTCGACGACAACGAGAGCTACTTCACCATCATCAACAATCTCCGAATCATCCAACTCTCCGCTCGCAATCTCAACGAGAAAGCCAAGAAGGCCGCGAAAACGACCAAACCAGACTTACAACGAAGCTGCGGCTCTTCTCTCCACCGCTTACCCCAACCTCTTCCCCTCGTCCTCAAACAACTTGTACTCCAAGAAGAAGACTCATCCCAATCCTCACCTCTACGGATTCGCCGCTAAATCTCCTCTTCTCAGTGACAACGACGACGCTTCCGAGCTTCTTCTCGAATCAATCGAGGAGCCTGACTTTCTCTTTCTCCCGACGATTCAAGCGCGATCGGAGTACTTCTCCGAGCAGAAGGAGGTGAACGTGAATCTATTTGAATTCTCCGACGAGTTCGACGCGGAGTCGATTCTGGACGAGGAGACCGAAGAAGGGATCGATAGTATAATGGGAATAGTCGAATCCAATTCCGGAGAGAATCGTGGCCATCTAATCAGCCGGTTAGAGCATATGATGAAGATGAATCGAAAAGGATTCAAATTCCCGTTGGGACTCGGACTGAGAAGCGCTCTCAGGGAACACAACGACGCGAGCTGGTGCAGgtttcacaccgtcgatttcgaACAGATCTCGCCGCGGATCCAATCCACCGTTAAGGAGGAGAAGATCGAAAGTaagaagagcaagaagaagaaaaagaagaaagtccccgcggcggcggcggcggttAAGACGGTGCAAATGACGGAAACGTGTAGAGATGATAGTGAGGAGAAATCAGGTCAGTTGATGTTGAAGCTCGACTACGACGGCGTTTTAGAAGCTTGGTCTGAGAAAGAGTTGCCGTTCTCCGATGAGATTCTGGGCTCGGAAGCTGCCGGAGCCGATGTCAAT GCCAGATTAGCTCAGATAGATTTGTTCGGAGACAGTGGAATACGAGAAGCAAGCGTTTTGAGGTACAAAGAGAAACGTCGAACTCGGCTCTTCTCCAAGAAAATTAGATACCAAGTACGCAAACTTAATGCAGATCAACGTCCCCGAATGAAG GGACGGTTCGTGAGAAGGCCCAATGCTAGTCCTCCAAGTGGACAAAGATAG
- the LOC106371508 gene encoding protein CHLOROPLAST IMPORT APPARATUS 2-like isoform X2 produces MSACLSSGGGGAAAYSFELEKKKSSPPPPPSSSTTTRATSPSSTISESSNSPLAISTRKPRRPRKRPNQTYNEAAALLSTAYPNLFPSSSNNLYSKKKTHPNPHLYGFAAKSPLLSDNDDASELLLESIEEPDFLFLPTIQARSEYFSEQKEVNVNLFEFSDEFDAESILDEETEEGIDSIMGIVESNSGENRGHLISRLEHMMKMNRKGFKFPLGLGLRSALREHNDASWCRFHTVDFEQISPRIQSTVKEEKIESKKSKKKKKKKVPAAAAAVKTVQMTETCRDDSEEKSGQLMLKLDYDGVLEAWSEKELPFSDEILGSEAAGADVNARLAQIDLFGDSGIREASVLRYKEKRRTRLFSKKIRYQVRKLNADQRPRMKVSTSTLIRGKNMDGS; encoded by the exons ATGTCGGCTTGCTTAAGCAGCGGCGGAGGAGGAGCCGCCGCATATAGTTTCGAgctagaaaaaaagaaatcatcaccaccaccaccaccgtcaAGCTCGACGACAACGAGAGCTACTTCACCATCATCAACAATCTCCGAATCATCCAACTCTCCGCTCGCAATCTCAACGAGAAAGCCAAGAAGGCCGCGAAAACGACCAAACCAGACTTACAACGAAGCTGCGGCTCTTCTCTCCACCGCTTACCCCAACCTCTTCCCCTCGTCCTCAAACAACTTGTACTCCAAGAAGAAGACTCATCCCAATCCTCACCTCTACGGATTCGCCGCTAAATCTCCTCTTCTCAGTGACAACGACGACGCTTCCGAGCTTCTTCTCGAATCAATCGAGGAGCCTGACTTTCTCTTTCTCCCGACGATTCAAGCGCGATCGGAGTACTTCTCCGAGCAGAAGGAGGTGAACGTGAATCTATTTGAATTCTCCGACGAGTTCGACGCGGAGTCGATTCTGGACGAGGAGACCGAAGAAGGGATCGATAGTATAATGGGAATAGTCGAATCCAATTCCGGAGAGAATCGTGGCCATCTAATCAGCCGGTTAGAGCATATGATGAAGATGAATCGAAAAGGATTCAAATTCCCGTTGGGACTCGGACTGAGAAGCGCTCTCAGGGAACACAACGACGCGAGCTGGTGCAGgtttcacaccgtcgatttcgaACAGATCTCGCCGCGGATCCAATCCACCGTTAAGGAGGAGAAGATCGAAAGTaagaagagcaagaagaagaaaaagaagaaagtccccgcggcggcggcggcggttAAGACGGTGCAAATGACGGAAACGTGTAGAGATGATAGTGAGGAGAAATCAGGTCAGTTGATGTTGAAGCTCGACTACGACGGCGTTTTAGAAGCTTGGTCTGAGAAAGAGTTGCCGTTCTCCGATGAGATTCTGGGCTCGGAAGCTGCCGGAGCCGATGTCAAT GCCAGATTAGCTCAGATAGATTTGTTCGGAGACAGTGGAATACGAGAAGCAAGCGTTTTGAGGTACAAAGAGAAACGTCGAACTCGGCTCTTCTCCAAGAAAATTAGATACCAAGTACGCAAACTTAATGCAGATCAACGTCCCCGAATGAAGGTATCTACATCCACCTTAATCCGTGGTAAAAACAT GGACGGTTCGTGA